From candidate division WOR-3 bacterium, a single genomic window includes:
- a CDS encoding indolepyruvate oxidoreductase subunit beta, translated as MRNKVTNILCCGVGGQGVLLFTDILADVAMQAGLDVKKAEVHGMAQRGGSVNSHLRFGEKVFSPLVEEMTADFVVAFEKLEAVRHLHFLSEKGILLTDTLEIAPMPVLTGATEYPKDLIERIQKRVKKFYLVEAFNKAKELGEVRVQNIVMLGALSRFLKFPQELYHQSIERNVKAKFVDLNL; from the coding sequence ATGAGAAACAAGGTAACTAATATTCTGTGTTGTGGTGTTGGTGGTCAGGGAGTACTACTATTTACTGATATTTTGGCTGATGTCGCAATGCAAGCTGGCTTAGATGTAAAAAAAGCCGAAGTGCACGGAATGGCACAACGAGGGGGAAGTGTGAATAGTCATTTGCGATTTGGTGAAAAAGTCTTTTCGCCCCTTGTTGAAGAAATGACCGCTGACTTTGTTGTTGCTTTTGAAAAATTAGAAGCAGTCCGCCATCTACATTTTCTGTCAGAAAAAGGAATTTTACTAACCGATACCTTAGAAATCGCACCAATGCCCGTTTTGACCGGCGCTACCGAATATCCCAAGGATTTAATCGAGCGAATACAAAAAAGAGTAAAGAAATTTTATCTTGTAGAAGCATTTAATAAAGCAAAAGAACTGGGAGAAGTGCGTGTCCAAAATATTGTAATGTTGGGTGCACTTTCTCGCTTCTTAAAATTTCCTCAAGAACTCTATCATCAGTCAATTGAAAGAAATGTCAAAGCGAAATTTGTCGATTTAAATCT